One part of the Astatotilapia calliptera chromosome 9, fAstCal1.2, whole genome shotgun sequence genome encodes these proteins:
- the LOC113029090 gene encoding retinol dehydrogenase 12, translated as MYCRGVCCNHWSSEERLDGKTVVITGANTGIGKETAKDLARRGARIIMACRDLERAEEARTDILEDTGNENVVIRKLDLSDTKSIRAFAEVVINEEKQVNILINNAGIMMCPYSKTVDGFEMQLGVNHLGHVLLTYLLLDLIKRSAPARIVVVASVAHTWTGLRLDDINSEKSYDAMKAYGQSKLANVLFAGSLAKRLQGTGVSVFSLHPGVVQSDLWRHQHQCIQVAVKIFKVFTKTTVEGAQTTIYCAAEPGLESLSGGYFSDCAPARCSRTASDDDLAQKLWEVSCNMLGITWQ; from the exons ATGTACTGCAG GGGTGTGTGCTGTAACCACTGGTCTTCTGAGGAGAGGTTAGATGGGAAAACAGTGGTCATCACTGGAGCCAACACTGGTATAGGCAAAGAAACTGCCAAGGACCTGGCAAGAAGAG GTGCACGCATCATCATGGCGTGCAGAGACCTCGAGAGGGCGGAGGAGGCACGGACGGACATTTTGGAAGACACAGGAAATGAGAACGTGGTCATCAGGAAACTTGATCTGTCTGACACCAAGTCCATCAGGGCCTTTGCTGAAGTTGTTATCAATG aggaAAAACAAGTGAATATCCTGATAAACAACGCAGGCATTATGATGTGTCCCTACTCCAAGACGGTTGATGGGTTTGAAATGCAGCTAGGTGTCAATCACTTGG GTCACGTCCTGCTGACTTACTTACTTTTGGACCTCATCAAGCGTTCTGCTCCGGCCCGTATTGTCGTGGTGGCATCGGTGGCCCATACTTGGACTGGGCTTCGACTGGATGAtatcaacagtgagaagagttaCGATGCCATGAAGGCCTACGGACAGAGCAAACTGGCTAACGTCCTCTTTGCAGGCTCACTCGCAAAAAGGTTGCAAG GTACAGGGGTGAGCGTCTTCTCTCTGCACCCAGGGGTGGTTCAGTCTGACCTGTGGAGGCACCAGCACCAATGTATCCAAGTGGCGGTGAAGATCTTCAAGGTTTTTACCAAGACCACAGTGGAGGGAGCGCAGACTACCATTTACTGTGCTGCAGAGCCAGGTCTAGAGAGCCTGAGTGGAGGGTACTTCAG tGACTGCGCCCCTGCAAGGTGCTCAAGAACCGCCTCTGATGATGACTTGGCGCAGAAACTGTGGGAGGTCAGCTGTAACATGCTCGGCATCACCTGGCAGTGA
- the sec61g gene encoding protein transport protein Sec61 subunit gamma — protein MDQVMQFVEPGRQFVKDSIRLVKRCTKPDRKEFQKIAMATAIGFAIMGFIGFFVKLIHIPINNIIVGG, from the exons ATGGATCAGGTTATGCAGTTTGTTGAGCCCGGCCGGCAGTTCGTGAAAGACTCCATCAGGCTCGTTAAGAGGTGCACAAAACCCGACAGAAAAG AATTTCAGAAGATTGCAATGGCCACAGCGATTGGGTTTGCCATCATGGGATTCATTGGTTTCTTTGTCAAGCTCATTCACATCCCCATCAACAACATCATTGT TGGCGGTTAG